The following are encoded together in the Ignavibacteriales bacterium genome:
- a CDS encoding aspartate carbamoyltransferase catalytic subunit encodes MPLSSKHLLGLQGVPREDIQLILDTSMTFREVLERPIKKVPTLQGKTIVNLFYESSTRTRISFELAEKRLSADTINFSVSGSSVSKGESFKDTIKNIEAMKIDMIVVRHAAAGTPLYLTKISDANVINAGDGTHEHPTQALLDMYSIREKLGKLEGLKVCIVGDIAHSRVALSNIYGLKTMGADVSICGPATMIPRNIEELGVKIIYDIDEAIQENDVLNILRIQLERKAREYFPSIREYSKYFGITEDRLEKNGKDILILHPGPINRGVEISSLVADGKNQIILNQVTNGVAVRMAILYLLGTLN; translated from the coding sequence ATGCCACTTTCAAGTAAACATCTGCTTGGTCTTCAAGGTGTTCCCCGAGAAGACATTCAACTAATTCTTGATACTTCAATGACTTTTCGTGAAGTGCTCGAGCGACCGATCAAAAAGGTTCCAACTCTTCAGGGTAAAACAATTGTTAATCTATTTTATGAAAGCTCGACACGAACTCGAATATCGTTTGAACTTGCTGAAAAGAGGCTTTCTGCCGATACGATCAATTTTTCAGTTTCTGGAAGCAGCGTTAGCAAAGGTGAATCATTTAAAGATACAATAAAAAATATCGAAGCAATGAAAATAGATATGATTGTTGTCAGGCACGCTGCGGCAGGTACCCCCCTTTATTTAACAAAGATTAGCGATGCCAATGTGATTAACGCCGGAGACGGAACACATGAACATCCAACACAAGCACTTCTTGATATGTATTCAATTCGTGAAAAACTTGGTAAACTTGAAGGGCTAAAAGTGTGTATTGTTGGTGACATCGCTCATAGTCGCGTTGCTCTTTCTAATATTTATGGACTAAAGACTATGGGTGCTGATGTTTCAATTTGTGGACCGGCAACTATGATTCCAAGGAATATTGAAGAACTCGGTGTCAAAATTATTTATGACATTGATGAAGCAATTCAAGAAAATGACGTATTAAATATTTTGCGAATCCAACTAGAAAGAAAAGCGAGAGAATATTTCCCCTCCATTCGTGAATATTCAAAATACTTTGGTATAACCGAAGATCGTTTAGAAAAAAATGGTAAAGATATTTTAATCCTCCACCCCGGGCCAATAAACCGCGGAGTAGAAATTTCATCGCTTGTTGCCGACGGTAAAAACCAAATTATTCTCAATCAAGTTACTAATGGTGTAGCCGTAAGAATGGCAATTCTCTATTTACTCGGAACACTTAACTAA
- a CDS encoding dihydroorotase — protein sequence MKIVLKNANVFNPHQKLDEKGVDLIIIDGIISAMGKNKGNAISDAKVFDLQGKYIVPGLFDMHVHLREPGREDEETVITGCNSAASGGFTSIACMPNTDPAIDSAEIINFILSQAKSHLVKVHPVAAASLGRNGEYLSPMAELYEAGAVGFSDDGAAIKTASIAKRALEYSKMFNVPIIEHCEDESLAGGAMNEGLNSTILGLPPIPSVAEDLIVARDILLAEYTGGTLHIAHISSKKSIELVREAKKKGIKVTAEVTPHHFTLTDNAVKGYDTNTKMNPPLRSQEDLQAVIDALADGTIDCIACDHAPHSPEEKDAEFEYAPNGIVGLETSLSLALTELYHKKILSFEQLIEKMAINPRLILNISIPKIVEGELAEISIIDLNEVWTVEKNKFLSKSKNSPFDKKLLTGKSVGVINNHRMFFNGEFFSI from the coding sequence ATGAAAATCGTATTAAAAAATGCAAATGTTTTTAATCCTCATCAAAAACTTGATGAAAAGGGAGTTGATTTAATAATCATTGATGGCATTATTTCGGCGATGGGTAAAAATAAGGGCAATGCAATTTCAGATGCAAAAGTTTTTGATCTGCAAGGAAAATACATTGTGCCCGGGTTATTCGATATGCACGTTCATTTAAGAGAACCAGGGCGAGAAGATGAAGAGACTGTCATAACTGGTTGTAACAGTGCTGCAAGTGGCGGCTTCACTTCAATAGCATGTATGCCAAATACTGATCCTGCAATTGATTCTGCTGAAATTATAAATTTTATTTTAAGTCAGGCAAAATCTCATTTAGTAAAAGTTCACCCGGTTGCGGCTGCTTCTTTAGGACGAAATGGGGAGTATCTTTCACCTATGGCTGAACTTTATGAAGCAGGTGCAGTTGGCTTTTCAGACGACGGCGCTGCAATTAAAACTGCCTCTATCGCAAAGAGAGCTTTAGAATATTCTAAGATGTTCAACGTTCCTATTATTGAACATTGTGAAGACGAATCACTCGCCGGTGGAGCCATGAATGAAGGGTTAAACTCTACGATTTTAGGGCTGCCGCCAATACCTTCGGTCGCAGAAGATCTTATCGTTGCAAGAGATATTTTACTTGCAGAATATACTGGAGGAACTCTTCATATTGCTCACATCAGTTCGAAAAAGTCTATTGAATTAGTACGTGAAGCAAAGAAAAAGGGAATTAAGGTAACTGCAGAAGTTACCCCCCACCATTTTACTTTGACTGATAATGCCGTAAAAGGATATGACACAAATACTAAAATGAATCCTCCTCTTCGCTCGCAGGAAGATTTACAAGCAGTTATTGATGCCCTCGCTGACGGAACAATAGATTGTATTGCGTGTGATCATGCTCCACACTCACCTGAAGAAAAGGATGCAGAATTTGAATACGCACCAAATGGAATAGTCGGGCTTGAAACTTCACTATCACTTGCCTTAACTGAACTTTATCATAAAAAAATATTGTCCTTTGAACAATTGATTGAAAAGATGGCAATCAACCCCCGATTAATTCTTAATATTTCGATACCAAAAATTGTTGAGGGTGAACTAGCAGAAATCTCTATCATTGATCTAAATGAAGTTTGGACTGTTGAAAAAAATAAGTTTTTAAGTAAATCAAAAAATAGTCCATTCGACAAAAAACTATTAACTGGAAAATCAGTTGGAGTGATTAATAATCACAGAATGTTCTTTAACGGAGAATTTTTTAGTATCTAA
- a CDS encoding DUF4783 domain-containing protein codes for MKHCLKNIILIFCGLIFLPAILFPQEKNFLNKLHHEKIVTQEKRVFSEIENDFAKGSVGKISNLFNAQTYFSLSNGVSGYYSSNQAFYILQEFFKIHQVISFRFSNIYSDKNYPYATGNYFYEHKGKRESAKVFVALKRIGDHLKITQITIN; via the coding sequence ATGAAACACTGTCTTAAAAATATAATTTTGATATTTTGCGGGCTGATTTTTCTGCCCGCAATTCTATTTCCTCAGGAAAAAAATTTTCTGAATAAATTGCATCATGAAAAAATTGTTACGCAAGAAAAGAGAGTTTTTTCTGAAATAGAAAATGACTTTGCTAAAGGAAGCGTTGGTAAAATCTCAAATCTTTTTAATGCTCAGACTTATTTTAGCTTATCGAATGGCGTTTCGGGGTATTACAGTTCCAATCAAGCGTTTTATATTCTTCAGGAATTTTTTAAAATTCATCAAGTCATTTCATTTCGATTTTCAAACATCTATTCCGACAAGAACTACCCGTATGCAACCGGTAACTATTTTTATGAGCATAAGGGAAAAAGGGAATCCGCTAAAGTATTTGTGGCATTAAAAAGGATCGGTGACCATTTGAAGATTACACAAATTACCATCAATTAA
- a CDS encoding HAMP domain-containing protein, which produces MSPKIFNKLRGDRKFFAIVFFILLLIFVSGALTPIIVDSKKVNWDKIVVEKIADIEISAKTKFSDEQAKLNSTNAKLKENLRSILRNNKTYRSIVELVNQSTFDNFSVEIVAPNGKIIAWNDQLAVPQEEIFPLNYPIGETHFVDSDLITYLNLTDTLYFETDQFYLIVSLPFEYKYSIQNASFERISFSNRLAGEFNTSFKIDYDPFHQKTKDGREYSFELLNNSNNKIGLVTFTKPSLNGELYNFQEKINILQSALIFIGLIFISFGFRNDFLKIKKRTYKFIIVLLYCSTFRFLVFQLGFPSNIFSGSIVDPANFSSVFGGGVVKSPLEFLVTNIFLLIISITAFKLIRDYLVSIKTHALTFRRLFLVLVAFSVYFLIIRGMSASIKSVVFDSSLRYFKEASIIPDSVAIVMNLNILLFGFAVILVLASLIHFISNFIQFEKQKIYKNLFLLLIMLIVLGIVFIEIQHEPLIDEILISVFTLIIITLVYLLIGLKQKSRLAYVYSLFAASIISVTLLNYFNLQLEKTSLRTTAYELNRTNDNLLKFIIEETLQNSSTDEKLLGSFSKRNTNYNSEALILWSNSSLQRESINSSLIIYDRSKNQLGKFSVGVNDSFDPLKSLKKFNNGEINYFQYSEDHFRKLISGIIQVEANGIMMGYVSCTLTVDAGKSNLTEIPEFLRSQKNLLNSVIDISDLKIFVYSDSKLEDVAGDVYPSREQSDPILRSVNTEAGEAFINVELNKEQFLAFVLKTVKDGEEKVTSVAVKTKQISWNLFNFFKIFILHSTFIFVIGIILLIPTLKKFRLTFRTQLQVTFLIISILPVIVLAIYNRQIVEDRTESEIFNELNQRTGFVQKHIQTQLTKNKKRGLSEVFNNASAELGIRFNVYDGTDIIFNAGNDFYNAGFFSTKLNSKTHYNINYLNYREYLNKQKLNDYQYHSLYTRTIIGDKEFIIESNDAFDKVKLTFSTLDIDIFLFGIYSFAIIIIILVSTFLANKISLPIRRLTKATEVVAQGDFDLNLVNDQRGEIKDLFNGFNSMMNELKKNQLELAAIERENAWKEMAKQVAHEIKNPLTPMKLAMQQLIISFKDKNKNFETLFEKVSSTILAQIENLSLIASEFSRFAKMPSLKLEVIDISETLKESVNLFYDDKIEIIIDTNLETVLIEGDKTQFRRMVLNLIRNSLQASATKIILKLDIIESKILFSISDNGGGIPLEIQNKIFDQNFTTKEKGMGIGLKLAKRFLENINGSISLLQSNSEGTTFLITIPAYKK; this is translated from the coding sequence ATGAGTCCCAAGATTTTTAATAAGTTAAGAGGCGATAGAAAATTTTTTGCTATCGTCTTTTTTATTTTATTACTTATTTTTGTCTCAGGTGCGCTTACCCCCATTATCGTGGACTCCAAAAAAGTTAACTGGGACAAAATTGTTGTTGAAAAAATTGCGGATATAGAAATTTCTGCCAAAACAAAATTCTCCGATGAACAGGCAAAATTAAATTCCACTAACGCAAAGCTTAAAGAAAATCTTCGAAGTATTCTTCGCAATAATAAGACTTACCGCTCGATCGTTGAACTTGTAAATCAAAGTACATTCGATAATTTCTCAGTTGAAATTGTTGCGCCGAACGGAAAGATTATTGCCTGGAATGATCAACTTGCAGTGCCTCAAGAAGAAATCTTTCCTTTGAATTATCCAATTGGCGAAACTCATTTTGTGGATTCCGATCTTATCACTTACCTAAATCTTACCGATACGCTTTATTTTGAAACAGATCAATTTTATCTTATAGTCAGTCTCCCATTCGAGTATAAATATTCAATACAGAATGCATCTTTTGAACGAATCAGTTTCAGTAATCGCTTAGCCGGGGAATTCAATACATCATTCAAAATTGACTATGATCCTTTTCATCAAAAAACTAAGGATGGGAGAGAGTATTCGTTCGAGCTGTTGAATAATAGCAATAATAAAATAGGACTTGTAACATTTACTAAGCCATCACTTAATGGCGAGCTTTATAATTTTCAGGAAAAAATAAATATATTACAATCCGCTCTGATTTTTATTGGATTGATTTTTATAAGTTTTGGTTTTAGAAACGATTTTCTGAAAATTAAAAAGCGAACTTATAAATTTATTATCGTACTCTTATATTGTTCAACCTTCAGATTCCTGGTTTTTCAATTAGGATTTCCTTCAAATATTTTTTCCGGTTCAATTGTTGACCCTGCAAATTTTTCTTCGGTTTTTGGAGGGGGAGTGGTCAAATCACCGCTCGAGTTTCTCGTCACTAATATATTTCTTCTCATTATCTCAATTACTGCTTTTAAACTTATCCGTGATTATCTTGTTTCGATCAAAACTCATGCTCTTACTTTTAGGAGGTTGTTTCTTGTATTAGTTGCTTTTTCAGTTTACTTTTTGATAATAAGAGGAATGAGCGCTTCCATAAAAAGTGTTGTCTTCGATTCTTCACTTCGATATTTCAAAGAAGCATCAATTATCCCCGATTCAGTGGCTATAGTGATGAACCTAAATATTTTACTATTTGGTTTTGCTGTTATTTTGGTATTAGCCTCACTTATTCACTTCATTTCTAATTTCATTCAATTTGAAAAGCAAAAAATATATAAGAATTTATTTCTTTTGTTGATTATGCTGATTGTTCTTGGAATTGTATTTATTGAAATCCAGCACGAGCCATTGATTGATGAAATTCTAATATCGGTATTCACATTAATAATTATTACACTCGTTTATTTGCTGATTGGCTTAAAACAAAAATCCAGACTTGCTTATGTGTATTCATTGTTTGCCGCCTCCATTATTTCAGTAACGCTGCTAAATTATTTTAATCTTCAGTTAGAAAAAACATCATTAAGAACAACAGCTTATGAACTAAATCGAACCAATGATAATCTATTGAAATTTATTATTGAAGAAACTCTGCAGAATTCTTCAACTGATGAAAAACTTTTAGGCAGTTTTTCAAAGCGAAATACTAATTATAATTCAGAAGCGTTAATTCTGTGGAGCAATAGCTCACTTCAGCGGGAGTCAATAAATTCTTCATTAATAATTTATGACAGAAGTAAAAATCAGCTTGGTAAATTTTCCGTAGGGGTAAATGATTCATTTGATCCTCTAAAATCATTAAAAAAATTTAATAACGGCGAAATAAATTATTTCCAATATAGTGAGGATCACTTCCGAAAATTAATAAGCGGTATTATTCAAGTTGAAGCTAATGGAATTATGATGGGGTATGTGTCCTGTACATTAACAGTAGATGCAGGGAAATCGAATCTTACTGAAATACCGGAATTTCTCAGATCACAAAAAAATTTACTTAATTCTGTCATTGACATTAGTGATCTAAAAATATTTGTTTATAGTGATTCGAAGCTTGAAGATGTTGCGGGCGATGTTTATCCATCACGCGAGCAGTCTGATCCGATCTTAAGATCCGTAAATACAGAAGCAGGCGAGGCGTTTATTAATGTCGAATTAAACAAAGAACAATTTTTAGCGTTTGTATTAAAAACGGTAAAGGATGGCGAAGAGAAAGTAACTTCAGTTGCGGTTAAAACAAAACAGATATCGTGGAATCTTTTTAACTTCTTTAAAATATTTATTCTTCATAGCACTTTTATTTTTGTAATAGGAATTATTTTACTCATTCCGACATTGAAAAAGTTCCGACTCACTTTTAGGACTCAATTACAAGTTACTTTTTTAATTATCTCAATTCTGCCTGTTATAGTTCTTGCGATTTACAATAGACAAATTGTTGAAGATAGAACCGAATCAGAAATTTTCAATGAATTAAATCAACGCACAGGATTTGTGCAGAAGCATATCCAGACCCAATTAACTAAAAATAAAAAAAGAGGCCTGTCGGAAGTATTCAATAATGCAAGTGCGGAACTCGGAATACGGTTTAATGTTTATGACGGCACAGATATTATATTCAATGCTGGCAATGATTTTTATAACGCCGGTTTTTTTTCAACTAAGCTTAATTCCAAAACTCACTATAACATTAATTATCTTAATTATCGTGAATACCTCAATAAACAAAAGTTGAATGATTATCAATATCATTCACTCTATACGAGAACCATAATTGGTGACAAAGAGTTTATCATAGAATCTAATGATGCATTTGATAAAGTGAAACTTACATTTTCAACATTGGATATTGATATCTTTCTATTTGGAATTTATTCATTCGCAATTATTATAATTATTCTTGTCAGTACTTTTTTAGCAAATAAAATTTCATTACCAATCCGAAGATTAACAAAAGCCACTGAAGTTGTTGCCCAGGGCGATTTTGATTTAAATCTTGTTAATGACCAAAGAGGAGAGATAAAGGATCTGTTTAATGGCTTTAATTCAATGATGAATGAATTGAAAAAAAATCAACTTGAACTTGCAGCCATTGAGCGGGAAAATGCCTGGAAAGAAATGGCTAAACAAGTTGCTCATGAGATTAAAAACCCACTTACTCCAATGAAACTGGCTATGCAGCAGTTAATAATATCGTTTAAGGACAAAAACAAGAACTTCGAAACATTATTTGAAAAAGTTTCTTCCACCATCCTTGCGCAGATTGAAAATCTTAGTCTTATTGCCTCAGAATTTTCGCGATTCGCAAAGATGCCGAGTTTAAAACTCGAAGTGATTGATATATCAGAAACATTAAAAGAAAGTGTTAATCTTTTCTATGATGACAAAATCGAAATTATAATTGATACAAATCTTGAAACGGTTCTAATTGAAGGCGATAAAACTCAGTTCAGAAGGATGGTGCTTAATCTGATCCGAAATTCACTTCAAGCTAGTGCAACTAAAATAATTCTGAAATTGGACATAATTGAAAGTAAGATTCTTTTTTCAATCAGCGACAATGGCGGTGGAATCCCATTGGAAATTCAGAATAAAATTTTTGACCAAAACTTTACTACTAAGGAGAAAGGTATGGGCATAGGGTTGAAATTAGCAAAAAGATTTCTTGAAAACATCAATGGCAGCATATCTCTTCTTCAAAGTAACTCAGAAGGAACCACGTTTCTTATCACCATCCCGGCGTATAAGAAATAA
- a CDS encoding UvrD-helicase domain-containing protein: MKALTSEQSKALNLDRHISLTANAGSGKTFVLSKRFIEIALLPNVFLQNICAITFTEKAASELYKKISLEIDQRISEETDLTIKRKLQFLRRQLVSANISTIHSFCIGILREHPVESGIDANFTAIDQNESAELIELSIQEAFKQSNNQTEEENLKYLIRTFSSKDILQRELTSLINNRKNVLSVKEHIYKNAEDKIADFFSNVFNEKIDQIFLNNIDAIIKAVEKINSSVLLVKMDNEKAILVNSILQKIKKPKSKANLQLLLQDLLNTNTTANGTLCKRGYLADHSGLENEIKYVEAIVEDYRKLNFNENAKINFNLARFGKILLDLFDKCLSIYSSKKNAQGLMDFEDILLFTKTILENEFVQNDLAEKYKFIMVDEFQDTNEIQYNIFLPIVDHLKKNNLFVVGDEKQSIYMFRDAELEVFNKTKSDIKKQSGSDSILELPHSFRMAPEIAAFTNELFSRLFSAPDINFNEVSYSEIICAREGDVKGKIEILFAKKTEDYLQPASQAMLLRDKLIQLSNQTDFKCGDCAILVRKRKSFSDLENVLQEANIPFTILGGKGFYQQQIVYDIYNYFSFLLDQKNDSALIGLLRSPFFLLSDSTLFDISCSNGYYYFDKIKSYAEKNTELQNVVNKLKSVIKLVYNFSPPEILAEILSDSYFLSVINSRKSGEQDIANLKKLIKLSLEFHSKGFTTIYDYINYLNNKIETGADESQAALNDESNSVKILTIHQAKGLEFRNVFLYKCEETTNIDVVKARSITFSKEFGILTKLFQDENYFAEAVAPPIAELNNIIVRKKNIAELKRLFYVAVTRAMDSLYICCEKCPENKNTFIGLVQDAFGVIEEKETLDIESNLKRFSSIGSKMKTKTIDIKLNIPILRKIELAEISNHLNEDLKTNNFSINIDRVDSVVSGEMISATKLLVLWIVHLSII; the protein is encoded by the coding sequence ATGAAAGCACTTACAAGCGAACAATCGAAGGCGCTTAACCTTGACCGGCATATTTCCTTAACTGCTAATGCTGGTTCAGGAAAGACTTTTGTACTTTCAAAACGTTTTATTGAAATTGCTTTACTTCCGAATGTTTTTCTTCAAAATATTTGCGCAATCACTTTTACAGAAAAAGCAGCAAGTGAACTCTATAAAAAAATATCATTAGAAATTGATCAAAGAATTTCAGAAGAAACTGATCTGACTATTAAGAGAAAACTACAATTTCTCCGCAGGCAATTGGTTTCCGCAAACATATCCACTATTCATTCTTTTTGTATCGGCATTTTACGCGAACATCCGGTGGAATCTGGAATTGATGCAAATTTTACTGCAATTGATCAGAATGAATCGGCAGAATTAATTGAACTTTCTATTCAAGAAGCATTCAAACAGAGTAACAACCAAACGGAAGAAGAAAATCTCAAGTATCTTATCAGAACTTTTTCTTCAAAAGATATTTTACAAAGGGAATTGACTTCTCTTATCAACAACAGAAAAAATGTTTTATCTGTTAAAGAACACATTTATAAAAACGCTGAAGATAAAATAGCAGATTTTTTTTCGAATGTCTTTAATGAAAAAATAGATCAAATATTTTTGAACAATATTGATGCAATCATAAAAGCTGTTGAAAAAATTAATTCAAGTGTATTACTTGTCAAAATGGATAATGAAAAAGCTATCTTGGTTAATTCTATTCTACAAAAAATTAAAAAGCCAAAATCGAAAGCAAATCTTCAACTGCTACTGCAAGATCTATTAAACACAAACACAACAGCTAACGGAACACTTTGCAAGCGTGGTTATTTAGCTGACCATAGTGGACTGGAAAATGAAATCAAATACGTGGAAGCGATAGTTGAAGATTATCGCAAATTAAATTTTAATGAGAATGCTAAAATAAATTTCAATCTTGCAAGATTCGGAAAAATATTGCTCGATCTTTTCGATAAATGCCTTTCAATCTATTCGAGTAAAAAGAACGCACAGGGATTAATGGATTTTGAGGACATACTTTTATTTACCAAAACTATTTTAGAAAATGAATTTGTGCAAAATGACCTTGCTGAAAAGTATAAATTTATCATGGTAGATGAATTTCAGGACACGAATGAAATTCAGTATAATATTTTCCTTCCAATTGTTGATCATTTAAAGAAAAATAATCTCTTTGTGGTGGGTGATGAAAAACAAAGTATATATATGTTTAGAGATGCCGAACTCGAAGTCTTTAATAAAACTAAAAGCGATATAAAAAAACAAAGTGGAAGCGATTCAATTCTCGAGCTTCCGCATAGTTTTAGAATGGCTCCCGAAATAGCTGCTTTCACGAACGAATTGTTTTCGCGCTTATTCAGCGCTCCAGATATTAATTTTAATGAAGTATCGTACAGTGAAATTATTTGTGCCAGGGAGGGGGATGTTAAAGGCAAAATTGAAATTCTCTTTGCTAAAAAAACGGAGGATTATCTTCAGCCGGCTTCACAAGCGATGCTGTTGAGAGATAAATTAATCCAATTATCAAATCAAACCGATTTTAAGTGTGGAGATTGTGCAATACTTGTCCGTAAAAGAAAATCATTTTCAGATTTGGAGAATGTTTTACAGGAAGCCAATATTCCATTCACGATTCTTGGCGGCAAAGGATTTTATCAACAGCAAATCGTTTACGACATTTATAATTATTTCTCTTTCTTGCTAGATCAAAAAAATGATTCGGCACTGATCGGCTTGCTTCGATCGCCTTTCTTTCTATTGTCGGATTCGACTTTATTTGATATTAGCTGCTCTAATGGATATTACTATTTCGATAAGATAAAGTCCTACGCTGAAAAGAATACAGAATTACAAAACGTAGTCAATAAACTCAAATCAGTAATAAAGCTTGTTTACAATTTTAGCCCTCCGGAAATATTAGCCGAAATACTTTCAGACTCATATTTTCTTTCTGTTATTAACTCTAGAAAAAGTGGTGAGCAGGATATTGCCAATCTCAAAAAACTTATTAAGCTTAGTTTGGAGTTTCACTCAAAAGGATTCACTACAATTTATGATTACATAAATTATTTAAATAATAAGATTGAAACCGGCGCTGATGAATCGCAGGCAGCACTAAACGATGAATCAAATTCCGTAAAGATTTTAACGATACATCAAGCAAAGGGATTAGAATTTAGAAATGTTTTTCTTTACAAATGCGAGGAAACTACAAACATTGATGTCGTAAAAGCACGATCAATTACTTTCAGTAAAGAGTTTGGAATATTAACTAAACTTTTTCAGGACGAAAATTATTTCGCTGAAGCAGTCGCTCCGCCGATTGCAGAGTTAAATAACATAATTGTCAGGAAAAAAAACATCGCCGAACTAAAAAGATTATTTTATGTGGCTGTCACACGCGCGATGGATTCACTTTATATTTGTTGTGAGAAATGTCCTGAAAATAAAAATACTTTCATTGGATTAGTGCAAGATGCTTTCGGGGTGATTGAAGAAAAAGAAACCCTTGATATCGAATCAAATCTTAAACGATTTTCTTCAATAGGAAGTAAAATGAAAACTAAAACGATAGACATAAAACTTAATATTCCTATCCTTAGAAAAATTGAACTCGCTGAAATTAGCAATCATCTTAATGAGGATCTAAAAACTAATAATTTCAGCATAAACATTGACCGGGTTGATTCGGTGGTTAGTGGTGAAATGATTTCTGCCACTAAGCTTCTGGTTTTATGGATTGTCCATTTAAGTATTATCTAA
- a CDS encoding PD-(D/E)XK nuclease family protein, with the protein MIDKIIFLGEKIIIIDYKTDNVNEENIPAKSEHYLNQLKFYFYIVSGLYKNINDFELRLIFLKQPDKKFLIELKQKDRLKFGVELKKTLSAVQLKSYYKERNHCLNCNYSNGQQQCIHD; encoded by the coding sequence ATTATTGATAAGATTATTTTTTTAGGTGAGAAAATAATTATCATTGATTACAAAACTGATAATGTGAATGAAGAAAATATCCCCGCCAAATCCGAACATTATTTAAATCAGTTGAAATTTTATTTTTATATTGTATCGGGATTATATAAAAACATTAATGACTTTGAACTAAGACTAATATTTTTAAAGCAGCCCGATAAAAAATTTCTTATTGAGTTAAAGCAAAAAGATAGATTAAAATTCGGAGTTGAACTAAAAAAAACATTAAGTGCAGTGCAGTTAAAATCATACTACAAAGAAAGAAATCATTGTCTTAATTGTAATTATTCCAACGGGCAACAACAATGTATTCACGATTAA